From Alteromonas australica, one genomic window encodes:
- the odhB gene encoding 2-oxoglutarate dehydrogenase complex dihydrolipoyllysine-residue succinyltransferase: MTIEIKVPVLPESVADASIATWHVKAGDAVKRDQNLVDIETDKVVLEVVAPADGTMGEILNEEGATVLGEQVIAKLEEGGAAAPAKSNTDSAKKEETKEAAPAASGKASDVKVPVLPESVADATIATWHVAVGEAVSRDQNLVDIETDKVVLEVVAPADGSLSEIIAEEGATVTAEEVIAKFVEGAAGGASASSDTAEADESDDSSDALSPSVRRLLAEKGVDASKVKGTGKNGRITKEDVEKYLKGGDSAAKAAPAASEAVTADLPTGNRTEKRVPMTRLRKTIANRLLDAKNSTAMLTTFNEVNMKPIMELRKQYQESFEKRHGIRLGFMSFYVKAVTEALKRFPEVNASIDGDDIVYHNYFDISIAVSTPRGLVTPVLKDTDTLGMAGVEKGIKELALKGRDGKLSMAELQGGNFTITNGGVFGSLMSTPIINPPQSAILGMHKIQDRPMAVNGKVEILPMMYLALSYDHRIVDGKESVGFLVTVKEMLEDPTRLLLDV; encoded by the coding sequence ATGACAATTGAGATAAAAGTTCCGGTTCTACCTGAGTCAGTTGCCGATGCCTCCATTGCAACCTGGCACGTAAAAGCCGGTGACGCAGTTAAACGAGACCAGAACCTGGTTGATATTGAAACTGATAAAGTGGTTTTAGAGGTTGTAGCGCCAGCGGACGGTACAATGGGTGAGATCTTAAATGAAGAGGGTGCGACAGTTTTAGGTGAGCAAGTGATTGCTAAATTAGAAGAGGGTGGCGCGGCTGCTCCCGCTAAGTCTAATACTGATAGCGCGAAAAAAGAAGAAACCAAAGAAGCTGCACCAGCGGCTTCAGGAAAAGCGTCAGACGTAAAAGTACCGGTTCTACCAGAATCAGTAGCAGATGCTACGATTGCTACATGGCACGTTGCTGTTGGTGAAGCTGTGTCTCGTGACCAAAATCTCGTTGATATTGAAACAGACAAGGTAGTACTAGAAGTTGTTGCTCCCGCTGACGGTTCATTGTCTGAAATTATTGCAGAAGAAGGCGCAACGGTTACTGCTGAAGAAGTTATCGCAAAATTTGTTGAAGGCGCAGCAGGCGGTGCTTCAGCATCTTCTGATACCGCTGAAGCCGACGAGAGTGATGACAGCAGCGATGCGCTAAGCCCTTCTGTACGTCGTTTGCTTGCCGAAAAAGGTGTTGATGCATCTAAAGTTAAAGGCACGGGTAAAAACGGCCGCATTACTAAAGAAGACGTAGAAAAATACCTTAAAGGTGGCGACAGTGCTGCGAAAGCCGCACCTGCTGCATCTGAAGCTGTTACTGCAGACCTTCCTACTGGCAACCGTACTGAAAAGCGTGTACCAATGACACGTCTTCGTAAGACCATTGCTAATCGTCTACTTGATGCGAAAAACTCTACGGCAATGTTGACCACGTTTAACGAAGTTAACATGAAGCCCATTATGGAACTTCGTAAGCAGTATCAAGAAAGCTTCGAGAAACGCCATGGTATTCGTCTTGGCTTTATGTCTTTCTACGTTAAGGCCGTGACTGAAGCGCTTAAGCGTTTCCCTGAAGTGAATGCGTCTATTGACGGTGATGATATTGTTTATCACAACTACTTCGATATCTCTATCGCGGTATCTACGCCTCGTGGCCTTGTTACGCCAGTACTTAAAGATACTGACACGCTTGGTATGGCAGGGGTAGAAAAAGGAATTAAGGAACTAGCACTTAAAGGTCGTGACGGTAAGCTGTCTATGGCTGAACTACAGGGTGGTAACTTTACTATCACCAACGGTGGTGTGTTTGGTTCACTTATGTCTACGCCAATCATTAACCCGCCGCAAAGCGCAATTTTGGGAATGCATAAAATTCAAGATCGCCCAATGGCAGTTAATGGAAAAGTAGAAATTCTACCAATGATGTACCTAGCGCTTTCTTACGACCACCGTATTGTGGACGGTAAAGAATCTGTC